From Halomicrobium salinisoli, the proteins below share one genomic window:
- a CDS encoding Rieske (2Fe-2S) protein, which produces MATTEEYEHATALEDLAESGREVVSVGGHTVALFHHEGEVYAVDNRCPHMGFPLSEGTVEDGLLTCHWHHARFELACGDTFDVWADDVQTFPTEVRDGDVYVDPDPERDVPPETHWRNRLVDGMQENLSLVIAKSVIHLDSVGEGFHTPLETAVTFGTKYREDGWGRGLTTLGAMANLYDRVDHDEKLRALSVGIGEVADDCAGEPPRHPQYELGNADLSKERLKSWFRETCEVRDEDGAERCIRTAAAVLPPEEVAEIVLAGATDHLYVNAGHTLDFANKACQTLDHLGWADAADALAAVVPQITDAARAEETSAWRQPVDVAELCLDAHEALPDLVAAGEGSEWTRPDGFADRLLDDDPEAIVDALRDAVREGATAEQLTDAVADAATRRVAQFATSNEFSDWNTVHHTFSYATAAHAMARRTDCVEAYRPAFDGAMSVYLDRFLNQPAAPIPDPGTAGDDDRDPADLREALLSTFDEHGRVNEAGRLAAAHFDAGGDPDALVRTLARGLLREDAGFHELQSLEAAVQRLEVADDERGRRLPLIATSRYLAAHFPTRREREQTFTIARRLFRGEQIHGEE; this is translated from the coding sequence ATGGCAACGACAGAGGAGTACGAGCACGCGACGGCCCTCGAGGACCTCGCGGAGAGCGGCCGCGAGGTCGTCTCCGTCGGCGGGCACACCGTCGCGCTGTTTCACCACGAGGGCGAGGTGTACGCGGTCGACAACCGCTGTCCGCACATGGGCTTTCCCCTCTCCGAGGGGACCGTCGAGGACGGCCTGCTGACCTGCCACTGGCACCACGCCCGCTTCGAACTGGCCTGCGGGGACACCTTCGACGTGTGGGCCGACGACGTCCAGACGTTCCCGACGGAGGTCCGCGACGGCGACGTCTACGTCGACCCCGACCCCGAGCGAGACGTGCCGCCGGAGACCCACTGGCGGAACCGTCTGGTCGACGGCATGCAGGAGAACCTCTCGCTCGTGATCGCGAAGTCGGTGATCCACCTCGATAGTGTCGGCGAAGGATTCCACACGCCGCTGGAGACGGCCGTCACCTTCGGCACGAAGTACCGCGAGGACGGCTGGGGACGCGGCCTCACGACGCTCGGCGCGATGGCGAACCTCTACGACCGCGTCGACCACGACGAGAAGCTACGCGCGCTGTCCGTCGGTATCGGCGAGGTGGCCGACGACTGCGCCGGCGAGCCGCCCCGCCACCCCCAGTACGAACTCGGCAACGCCGACCTCTCGAAGGAGCGCCTGAAGTCGTGGTTCCGCGAGACCTGTGAAGTCCGCGACGAGGACGGCGCCGAACGTTGCATCCGGACCGCCGCGGCCGTCCTTCCACCGGAGGAGGTCGCCGAGATCGTCCTCGCCGGCGCGACGGACCACCTGTACGTGAACGCCGGCCACACCCTCGATTTCGCGAACAAGGCCTGCCAGACACTGGATCACCTCGGCTGGGCAGACGCGGCCGACGCCCTCGCCGCCGTCGTCCCGCAGATCACCGACGCGGCGCGGGCCGAGGAGACCTCCGCCTGGCGCCAGCCGGTCGACGTGGCCGAGCTGTGCCTGGACGCCCACGAGGCCCTCCCCGACCTCGTCGCCGCCGGCGAGGGGAGCGAGTGGACCCGGCCCGACGGCTTCGCGGACCGCCTGCTCGACGACGATCCCGAGGCCATCGTCGACGCCCTCCGGGACGCCGTCCGCGAGGGCGCGACCGCCGAGCAACTGACCGATGCAGTCGCCGACGCTGCGACGCGGCGGGTCGCGCAGTTCGCCACGAGCAACGAGTTCTCCGACTGGAACACGGTCCACCACACCTTCTCCTACGCGACGGCCGCCCACGCGATGGCCCGCCGGACGGACTGCGTCGAGGCCTACCGCCCCGCGTTCGACGGCGCGATGTCGGTGTACCTCGATCGGTTCCTGAACCAGCCCGCGGCGCCGATTCCGGACCCCGGCACCGCCGGCGACGACGACCGCGACCCCGCGGACCTCCGCGAGGCGCTGCTGTCCACCTTCGACGAGCACGGCCGGGTGAACGAGGCCGGACGCCTCGCCGCGGCCCACTTCGACGCCGGCGGCGACCCCGACGCGCTCGTCCGGACGCTCGCCCGCGGCCTCCTCCGGGAGGACGCCGGGTTCCACGAGCTACAGAGCCTGGAGGCCGCCGTCCAGCGACTCGAGGTGGCCGACGACGAGCGGGGGCGGCGGCTCCCGCTGATCGCGACGTCACGGTACCTCGCAGCGCACTTCCCGACTCGGCGAGAGCGCGAGCAGACCTTCACCATCGCCCGGCGGCTGTTCCGGGGTGAGCAGATACACGGCGAGGAGTGA
- a CDS encoding aldo/keto reductase, with protein MTELPPLGIGTWQNTDPEACASAVATALDLGYRHVDTAEIYGNEEHVGDGLARSAVDREDVFLATKVHSDSTGLTYDDVIETARGSLDRLGVDYLDLLYVHWPTGDYAPGETLPAYDDLVDEGVTRNVGVSNFEPRQVEAAMDVLDEPLFANQVEMHPLLQQEELVAHAQEHDYYLVAYSPLARGDVFDVPEVSEVAEKHGVSEAQVSLAWLTQKDNVVAIPKATSREHIEDNWASLDLELDDEDVATIDDIEREDRHLDHDKGPWNQ; from the coding sequence ATGACTGAACTGCCGCCGCTGGGTATCGGCACGTGGCAGAACACGGATCCAGAAGCGTGCGCGTCCGCCGTCGCGACGGCGCTCGACCTGGGCTATCGCCACGTGGACACGGCCGAGATCTACGGCAACGAGGAGCACGTCGGCGATGGCCTCGCGCGATCGGCCGTCGACCGCGAGGACGTCTTCCTGGCGACGAAGGTCCACTCGGACTCGACCGGGCTGACCTACGACGACGTGATCGAGACGGCGCGTGGCAGCCTGGACCGGCTGGGCGTCGACTACCTGGACCTGCTGTACGTCCACTGGCCGACGGGCGACTACGCGCCCGGGGAGACGCTGCCTGCCTACGACGACCTGGTCGACGAAGGGGTCACCCGCAACGTGGGCGTCTCCAACTTCGAGCCGCGGCAGGTCGAGGCGGCGATGGACGTCCTCGACGAGCCGCTGTTCGCCAACCAGGTGGAGATGCACCCGCTCCTGCAGCAGGAGGAACTCGTCGCGCACGCCCAGGAGCACGACTACTACCTCGTGGCCTACTCGCCGCTGGCCCGGGGCGACGTCTTCGACGTCCCCGAGGTGAGCGAGGTCGCAGAGAAGCACGGCGTCAGCGAGGCGCAGGTGAGCCTGGCGTGGCTGACGCAGAAGGACAACGTCGTCGCCATCCCGAAGGCGACCAGCCGCGAGCACATCGAGGACAACTGGGCGAGCCTCGACCTCGAACTCGACGACGAGGACGTCGCGACGATCGACGACATCGAGCGCGAGGACCGCCACCTCGACCACGACAAGGGCCCCTGGAACCAGTAA